One Symphalangus syndactylus isolate Jambi chromosome 10, NHGRI_mSymSyn1-v2.1_pri, whole genome shotgun sequence genomic region harbors:
- the LOC129491142 gene encoding uncharacterized protein: MTSLCQPQLPWATLPRRPVPGFGVPTHKLLSRAARVRSNAGAPGARAATSPALSALTCRPGSATALGPRPAAPAGSGRPAGRPAVLLRARASWPSRPPSAARRPPGPRPLPSCPAQPPSTPDPEVPSPLAPGLPALKAQAPFVWASPSPSPEAGAESPTPLPSSGHEAAAQVTWEMGKSCESWLTL, encoded by the exons ATGACTTCCCTTTGCCAACCCCAACTCCCTTGGGCAACACTGCCAAGACGACCCGTCCCAGGCTTCGGCGTCCCCACCCACAAACTCTTGTCGAGAGCCGCTCGGGTGCGTTCCAATGCCGGCGCCCCGGGAGCCCGGGCGGCCACTTCCCCAGCCCTCAGCGCGCTCACCTGCCGGCCCGGCTCCGCGACTGCCCTGGgcccccgccccgccgcccccGCGGGCTCCGGCCGGCCGGCCGGCCGTCCCGCGGTCCTTCTCCGAGCCCGCGCGTCCTGGCCGTCCCGCCCGCCGTCCGCCGCCCGCCGTCCGCCCGGCCCTCGCCCCCTCCCGAGCTGTCCAGCGCAGCCGCCCTCTACCCCGGATCCAGAAGTCCCCTCCCCGCTGGCTCCCGGACTCCCCGCCTTAAAGGCACAAGCTCCTTTTGTCTGGgcatccccctccccctccccagaagCGGGGGCCGAGTCGCCCACTCCCCTTCCTAGCAGCGGG cACGAAGCAGCTGCCCAAGTTACCTGGGAGATGGGAAAGTCGTGTGAAAGCTGGTTAACCCTTTGA